The DNA sequence CGGTTTTTGATAACTTTAAGAACCCATAAAATTGTTCACAGGAAACATGCTCTTCGGACGAGGAGCAGGACACCAGTTATATTCCTATAGAAGAGGTGCTGGAATTCAAATCACGTCGAAACATAACAGAGAAAAGGCAGGAGTTGCGTCAGAACCTTCGGCAGAAGTTCGCGCAGCTCTGCGTCAACCCCGCGCCGCAGCCCGAGGCCGCCGAGCCGGCCCCGCCCGCGCAGCGCGCCGTCACACACCGCGCCGCTTGACTCCGAGCGCCGAGCGTATCATAGTCATTTTACCTTCGAAGGCACAAATCTATCTATATCCGCTTAATCGTCTACTAAAAATGTCTTGCATGTGTAATATCCAGTTATTTGGTAAAATGGCTATTGATTATCTGTAGCTATGATTTATTCCAAACTAGAACCGgccatttttattttgataattgttttaaactcattttaattCTGTCAATCATGTCTTATAGAATAGAAGGAAGCGTCCGACCACCATCTGATCACATCAGTCCGCTAGTAAATGCACGACCCCGCTGCGAGGGCTTGTCGGGGTGCTTTAGTTGAATTAAGATTCATATTTAGTGTCGCCCGATAGTTATTCTATTGTTGGTGGTGTTGAGCGCCACCTGTGATACTTGCAGTGTAATGGTTGAACTTGTTAACTCAAAGGATAAAATATCTCGGAAGAACTCGGCCATTCAATAAATTGTGAATTAATCAACTGGATAATGCCcagcatttaaaaataattactatATAAAATATTAGAATGCTTAGATATATATAAAGTAGCATTTTTTGatcaaactattttattttcaattgcttTATGTAACTCAATGTTATAATGTGGTAcatgattaataaaatattgctcGTTATCAGGAGTTAActgtaaagccccgtctccatatcgcgcggcaagctatcgaacattggctcgcgaggcagccgcgcgcaatggataccgggttggctcgcgagccaacgcgATCTGATCGAGTtcgttcgatagcttgccgctcAATATGGAGACGGGCCTTGCCTTAAGCCAGCGTTCAGGATTTACCTTGGCAGTTTTGTCATTGTTATCAAATCAGAAATTTGTAACtcagttttaaaatatatcaattgtAATGCAagaaatatgtgtttttaatttagtttccATCCGACAGTACAGAGGAAAGGAATAAAAATACCATTGAAATGTGTGATATAAATGCCTAATATATTATTGCTTATCATTAGAACTTATCATAACTGAGCTATACAGAGTGTGGCATTGGTGCCTCCAAAGCCAAAGGAATTTTTTAGGGCTGTTCTCTTTTCTGCATGCCAAGGTTTAGATACCTTGCATACATAATTTAAGTCATCAGCAGCATCGTCCAAATTCAAGGTTGGAGGTAGTATTCCATGGTGGCAACTGAGCACAGTAAAAACAGCTTCCAGATTGCCAGCTGCCCCCAGCAAGTGACCATGAGCACCCTTAGTAGATGATACAGAGATATTAGTGCTGTGCTTCTGGAATAGAGATTTGATTGCTGTTGATTCAATGCCGTCACCAACAGGAGTGGATGTGGCATGAGCATTGATGTAAGTTATCTGTTCTTTGTCAATGTTGCTGTCACGTAGAGCTCTACTCATAGATAACACTGCGCCAGTCCCATCCTCTCTAGGGGTTGTTATGTGGGAAGCGTCTCCTGATAAGCCATAGCCTAATATTTCCGCATACATTTTAGCATTTCGCTTAACAGCATGTTCATACTCTTCCAAGATTAATACAGCAGCACCTTCACCCATTACAAATCCATCTCTCTTTTTGTCAAATGGTCTTGAGGCTTGCTCTGGCATATCATTGAAGGCAGTACTGAGAGCTCGTAATCTACAAAAGCCGGCAATAGCTAGAGGACTAATACAGGACTCTGCTCCTCCGCACACCATCACATCAGCGTCTCCATTCCTAATAAACCGGAAAGCATCCCCTATTGAATGAGCACCTGTTGCACAAGCTGTTGAAACAGCATGGTTCGGGCCTCTGAGACCGTACTTTATACTTATGTGACCTGCTGCCATATTAGGTAATATTCTTGGTACAAAAAATGGGCTAACTTTATTGTAACCTAATTTTAAAGCATCATTTGTATCGCAAACGTCTTTCAAGTCTATCATTCCCATCCCCAGGGCAACACCGGTATTCTCCTTGTCTTCATCAGTCTCTGGTATCCATTTAGCATCCTTTAATGCTTCTGATGTAGCTAAAAGAGCTAAACAAGTAGCCGGAGCCATTGATCTTAAATTGGATTTAGATAGAGCCTTTGTAACATCATCACCTTCTTGCGTCGGTATTAGACCGGCAACTTTACAGGGTAATTTAGAGTATTCCTCCCCTTGAAGAGCTACTACCCCACAGTGACCTTTTAAAAGGTTATTCCATGCTAATTTTGTTCCACAACCTAGTGGGCTAACTACGCCTAGACCGGTAACCACGACTCTTCTTCGTGCATTTGAAGTTGCATATTTTCTTAACTGATGAAAAAGCTTCATTTTCAATATATTTGACtgtaaataattttgaacaGCAAACATAACTATATGATTTGACAGATGATCATGTCTTAGGAAACTCCTATATAAAGAAATAATGTATGGGGATCTCGTTTCAGTTCAGCCAACCTAACaagataaataataaactgGCAACACGAAGGCAGAATTGTCAAATACATGTCAAATATGTACGTCAACTTTCAAAACTAAACCGTgatgaaaagaaaatattgtgaTTCCGTGGTGTTTTACTTGTTTTCTATTATTCATTCGGTTTTCTCCATCTGAACAGTGCAGTGCGTTGAGTTGAGCAATTAAGTTCCTCCGTAGTGTTTCAGTTGTGTGATATTTTCCTATTCACAAACAAAAGACGTCGAGTTGAAGCAGTGCTCCTCCGTCCGCTGTTTTTGAGTAAGATTACTGAGATAGAGACTCATTATGGGTGGAAAGAGCAGAATTTGTGAAATTTGTGGCGTTAGAGAACGACACAGGCCGGGATTCTTTGCCAATTTCCCGATTGATGAACAAAGGTACGTTTGTCATTATAAGATTTACAGatcttattaaatatattgagTTCTCGGGTTTCACTTTCAGTCTTAGTTTGTCTGTAATATTCTTATCTAAAATTTGTTTTCC is a window from the Cydia amplana chromosome 6, ilCydAmpl1.1, whole genome shotgun sequence genome containing:
- the LOC134648654 gene encoding 3-oxoacyl-[acyl-carrier-protein] synthase, mitochondrial, whose amino-acid sequence is MKLFHQLRKYATSNARRRVVVTGLGVVSPLGCGTKLAWNNLLKGHCGVVALQGEEYSKLPCKVAGLIPTQEGDDVTKALSKSNLRSMAPATCLALLATSEALKDAKWIPETDEDKENTGVALGMGMIDLKDVCDTNDALKLGYNKVSPFFVPRILPNMAAGHISIKYGLRGPNHAVSTACATGAHSIGDAFRFIRNGDADVMVCGGAESCISPLAIAGFCRLRALSTAFNDMPEQASRPFDKKRDGFVMGEGAAVLILEEYEHAVKRNAKMYAEILGYGLSGDASHITTPREDGTGAVLSMSRALRDSNIDKEQITYINAHATSTPVGDGIESTAIKSLFQKHSTNISVSSTKGAHGHLLGAAGNLEAVFTVLSCHHGILPPTLNLDDAADDLNYVCKVSKPWHAEKRTALKNSFGFGGTNATLCIAQL